In Siniperca chuatsi isolate FFG_IHB_CAS linkage group LG16, ASM2008510v1, whole genome shotgun sequence, the following proteins share a genomic window:
- the ostm1 gene encoding osteopetrosis-associated transmembrane protein 1 codes for MSLYKNSSVLVLLVLHIYAAVSSDGVNLTVSDSADKLKQIPSSSPAAAAVVNSPVFKSAVDSIFSLNLLSSFPEDLEISDYCSDLLHIFGQRYVAYVNCLVPAARPVKVCQNCFSSYGSLKDIYMNISSDKMGPGNVSCRDSLLRSDRLMLVYQLYSNLKDLWRKSDCDHCITVGFQSLKNDTLYYMTTLNQTLTCFEKYQQGNHSELCKNCKNTYKDLNVLYSSMEKNLTMCIDIEDAMNMTRRLWSKTFNCSFPREETVPVIAVSSFMLFLPIIFYLSSFLHSEQKKRKLIHPKRAKSYTSLINIQDKLS; via the exons ATGTCTCTTTACAAAAACAGTTCGGTTTTGGTTTTGTTAGTATTACATATTTACGCTGCTGTGTCTAGCGATGGAGTAAACCTCACCGTTTCAGATTCAGCggacaaactgaaacaaatccCGTCTTCGagcccagctgctgctgctgtggttaACTCGCCTGTGTTTAAGTCTGCTGTGGATTCCATCTTCTCCCTTAATCTGCTGTCTTCCTTCCCTGAAGACCTGGAGATAAGTGACTACTGCAGCGATCTGCTTCACATATTTGGACAGCGGTATGTCGCCTATGTGAACTGCTTGGTGCCTGCTGCCCGACCTGTTAAAGTTTGCCAAAACTGTTTCTCCAGTTATGGCAGTCTCAAGGACATCTACATGAACATATCATCAGACAAG ATGGGTCCTGGTAATGTGAGCTGCAGGGACAGCCTTCTGCGCAGTGATCGGCTGATGCTGGTTTATCAGCTGTACAGCAACCTGAAGGACCTTTGGAGAAAATCTGACTGTGACC ACTGTATCACTGTAGGATTCCAGAGCCTGAAAAATGACACGCTGTACTACATGACCACCCTCAACCAAACTCTCACCTGCTTTGAGAAGTATCAACAG GGGAACCATTCAGAGCTGTGCAAAAACTGTAAGAACACCTACAAAGACCTGAATGTGCTGTACAGCAGCATGGAGAAGAATCTGACTATGTGTATTGACATAGAGGATGCA ATGAATATGACCCGCAGACTGTGGAGTAAGACTTTCAATTGTTCCTTCCCCCGTGAGGAGACGGTGCCTGTCATCGCTGTGTCCAGCTTCATGCTCTTTCTGCCCATCATCTTCTACTTGAGCAGCTTCCTTCACTCTGAACAAAAGAAACGCAAGCTCATACACC CCAAACGGGCAAAGTCTTACACCAGTCTGATAAACATCCAGGACAAACTGAGCTGA
- the drc1 gene encoding dynein regulatory complex protein 1 isoform X2 produces the protein MEEVDKDPEEASEPSVLSENQEAKNGVSTQEAEEDPSVEFKEEEAGESEKLITPQRIINLQRHLPTLVTNIQTAADAKESMRRTEMEEARRLRLERLENDVKSSHEEFEKITTGWSIAKQKVIPQELQEALNNQQQLCAALIENKKKLINDLQQELKGGDDRYVKDLRKQAEELDLMMERMEDQIKTLTKAYREELAQIERVYQQESEVLLTRDRTEWDQYMKELWDKELERLMQRKKKVEEYEAIIHSLMLETNEKFSIIQTEQKANIQVLEREHQQTKATSMIIKLKQIKQKDEVAVQKFSLAHMKTRIMSLQTEMKSLMTKYTSQEKQFTKRSQYLSEDYKRNIQQYERIQKKIKHFAVADVRKFEEMWLMIEAEVKQLVERALVIDSLICKQHLGLAWERPPMAFMELSGPIQPQKQAWRPAHQAVSQLYHTGQPLQCSERMMDASVGPRLETDTESTDMEMYKKGTAVQSKSGAEVEEGKLSMETLKKVMELLCDEAGFLMEDKLLNLLAPLEKEEQSVVKLASLLCTFGMEEEDVPKLAHFLFKYKHQQIAQTEDVCVESSESSDKVEEVETNSASHLTSELIDPNHVVPALKSFLEQLMRSRESSARQHLSFQHVETRDTSEDEAYWECMGSIISEDRLKLWDAAEQTLKQYQYSMRVKVEELP, from the exons ATGGAAGAAGTTGATAAGGATCCAGAAGAGGCGTCTGAACCCTCTGTATTGTCCGAAAATCAGGAGGCTAAGAACGG GGTCTCCACACAGGAGGCTGAAGAAGACCCCAGTGTGGAGttcaaggaggaggaggcgggggaAAGTGAAAAG CTGATCACTCCTCAGAGGATAATCAACCTGCAGAGACATTTGCCGACATTAGTGACCAACATCCAAACTGCAGCTGACGCCAAAGAATCGATGCGAAggacagagatggaggaagcTCGCAGACTTAG ATTGGAGCGGCTGGAGAATGATGTCAAATCCAGCCATGAAGAATTTGAGAAGATCACTACAGGGTGGTCAATAGCTAAGCAGAAGGTGAtccctcaggagctgcaggAGGCCCTGAATAACCAGCAGCAGTTATGTGCTGCTCTcatagaaaacaagaaaaaactcATAAATGACCTGCAACAG GAGCTGAAGGGTGGAGATGATCGCTATGTTAAGGACTTGAGGAAGCAGGCAGAGGAGCTGGACCTGATGATGGAGAGGATGGAGGACCAGATCAAAACCCTGACAAAGGCCTACAGGGAGGAGCTGGCCCAGATTGAG AGAGTTTATCAGCAGGAAAGTGAAGTCTTACTTACAAGAGACAGGACCGAATGGGACCAATACATGAAGGAACTTTGGGACAAAGAG CTGGAGAGGCTaatgcagaggaagaagaaagtggAGGAGTATGAAGCGATAATTCACAGTCTGATGTTGGAGACCAACGAAAAGTTTAGCATCATCCAGACAGAACAGAAAGCAAATATTCAG GTTCTGGAGAGAGAGCATCAACAGACAAAGGCCACCAGCATGATCATAAAGctaaaacaaataaagcaaaaggATGAGGTAGCAGTACAGAAATTCAGCCTGGCCCATATGAAAACCAGGATCATGAG tctgcaGACAGAGATGAAAAGCCTCATGACTAAGTATACCAGTCAGGAGAAACAGTTTACAAAGAGGAGCCAGTATTTGTCCGAGGACTACAAACGCAACATACAGCAATATGAACGAATACAGAAGAAAATCAA GCACTTTGCAGTCGCTGATGTCAGAAAATTTGAGGAGATGTGGCTAATGATTGAAGCAGAGGTGAAGCAACTAGTGGAGAGGGCTTTGGTCATTGACTCGCTGATCTGCAAGCAGCACCTTGGTTTAGCCTGGGAGCGACCTCCTATGGCCTTCATGGAGCTCTCTGGTCCCATCCAGCCTCAGAAACAGGCCTGGAGGCCCGCCCACCAGGCCGTCTCCCAGTTGTATCACACCGGGCAGCCTTTACAGTGTAGTGAGAGGATGATGGACGCCTCAGTTGGGCCTAGGCTGGAGACTGACACTGAGAGCACAGACATGGAAATGTACAAGAAAGggacagcagtgcagagtaagAGCGgtgcagaggtggaggaggggaagTTGTCGATGGAGACACTGAAGAAAGTGATGGAGCTGCTGTGTGATGAGGCG GGCTTCCTGATGGAGGATAAACTCCTGAACCTGCTGGCTCCCCTGGAGAAGGAAGAACAGAGCGTTGTGAAGCTGGCCTCTCTCCTTTGT aCTTTTGGCATGGAAGAGGAGGATGTGCCCAAGTTGGCTCATTTCTTATTTAAGTACAAACATCAGCAGATAGCGCAGACTGAG GATGTTTGTGTTGAGTCGAGCGAATCCAGTGACAAGGTTGAGGAAGTGGAGACCAACTCTGCGAGTCATCTGACCTCTGAACTCATTGATCCTAACCATGTTGTGCCTGCTCTAAAAAGTTTCCTCGAGCAGCTCATGAGGTCCAG GGAGAGCTCAGCCCGCCAACACCTCAGTTTTCAGCATGTAGAAACCCGGGATActtcagaggatgaagcctactgggAGTGTATGGGCAGTATAATCTCTGAGGACAGACTGAAACTCTGGGACGCAGCAGAGCAGACACTAAAGCAGTACCA ATATTCAATGAGGGTGAAGGTTGAGGAACTTCCCTGA
- the drc1 gene encoding dynein regulatory complex protein 1 isoform X1 yields MEEVDKDPEEASEPSVLSENQEAKNGVSTQEAEEDPSVEFKEEEAGESEKLITPQRIINLQRHLPTLVTNIQTAADAKESMRRTEMEEARRLRLERLENDVKSSHEEFEKITTGWSIAKQKVIPQELQEALNNQQQLCAALIENKKKLINDLQQELKGGDDRYVKDLRKQAEELDLMMERMEDQIKTLTKAYREELAQIERVYQQESEVLLTRDRTEWDQYMKELWDKELERLMQRKKKVEEYEAIIHSLMLETNEKFSIIQTEQKANIQVLEREHQQTKATSMIIKLKQIKQKDEVAVQKFSLAHMKTRIMSLQTEMKSLMTKYTSQEKQFTKRSQYLSEDYKRNIQQYERIQKKIKHFAVADVRKFEEMWLMIEAEVKQLVERALVIDSLICKQHLGLAWERPPMAFMELSGPIQPQKQAWRPAHQAVSQLYHTGQPLQCSERMMDASVGPRLETDTESTDMEMYKKGTAVQSKSGAEVEEGKLSMETLKKVMELLCDEAGFLMEDKLLNLLAPLEKEEQSVVKLASLLCTFGMEEEDVPKLAHFLFKYKHQQIAQTEDVCVESSESSDKVEEVETNSASHLTSELIDPNHVVPALKSFLEQLMRSRESSARQHLSFQHVETRDTSEDEAYWECMGSIISEDRLKLWDAAEQTLKQYHTVLTEICELVPETQSLEQQNTELRMLLQQSLNSRVSTELEMP; encoded by the exons ATGGAAGAAGTTGATAAGGATCCAGAAGAGGCGTCTGAACCCTCTGTATTGTCCGAAAATCAGGAGGCTAAGAACGG GGTCTCCACACAGGAGGCTGAAGAAGACCCCAGTGTGGAGttcaaggaggaggaggcgggggaAAGTGAAAAG CTGATCACTCCTCAGAGGATAATCAACCTGCAGAGACATTTGCCGACATTAGTGACCAACATCCAAACTGCAGCTGACGCCAAAGAATCGATGCGAAggacagagatggaggaagcTCGCAGACTTAG ATTGGAGCGGCTGGAGAATGATGTCAAATCCAGCCATGAAGAATTTGAGAAGATCACTACAGGGTGGTCAATAGCTAAGCAGAAGGTGAtccctcaggagctgcaggAGGCCCTGAATAACCAGCAGCAGTTATGTGCTGCTCTcatagaaaacaagaaaaaactcATAAATGACCTGCAACAG GAGCTGAAGGGTGGAGATGATCGCTATGTTAAGGACTTGAGGAAGCAGGCAGAGGAGCTGGACCTGATGATGGAGAGGATGGAGGACCAGATCAAAACCCTGACAAAGGCCTACAGGGAGGAGCTGGCCCAGATTGAG AGAGTTTATCAGCAGGAAAGTGAAGTCTTACTTACAAGAGACAGGACCGAATGGGACCAATACATGAAGGAACTTTGGGACAAAGAG CTGGAGAGGCTaatgcagaggaagaagaaagtggAGGAGTATGAAGCGATAATTCACAGTCTGATGTTGGAGACCAACGAAAAGTTTAGCATCATCCAGACAGAACAGAAAGCAAATATTCAG GTTCTGGAGAGAGAGCATCAACAGACAAAGGCCACCAGCATGATCATAAAGctaaaacaaataaagcaaaaggATGAGGTAGCAGTACAGAAATTCAGCCTGGCCCATATGAAAACCAGGATCATGAG tctgcaGACAGAGATGAAAAGCCTCATGACTAAGTATACCAGTCAGGAGAAACAGTTTACAAAGAGGAGCCAGTATTTGTCCGAGGACTACAAACGCAACATACAGCAATATGAACGAATACAGAAGAAAATCAA GCACTTTGCAGTCGCTGATGTCAGAAAATTTGAGGAGATGTGGCTAATGATTGAAGCAGAGGTGAAGCAACTAGTGGAGAGGGCTTTGGTCATTGACTCGCTGATCTGCAAGCAGCACCTTGGTTTAGCCTGGGAGCGACCTCCTATGGCCTTCATGGAGCTCTCTGGTCCCATCCAGCCTCAGAAACAGGCCTGGAGGCCCGCCCACCAGGCCGTCTCCCAGTTGTATCACACCGGGCAGCCTTTACAGTGTAGTGAGAGGATGATGGACGCCTCAGTTGGGCCTAGGCTGGAGACTGACACTGAGAGCACAGACATGGAAATGTACAAGAAAGggacagcagtgcagagtaagAGCGgtgcagaggtggaggaggggaagTTGTCGATGGAGACACTGAAGAAAGTGATGGAGCTGCTGTGTGATGAGGCG GGCTTCCTGATGGAGGATAAACTCCTGAACCTGCTGGCTCCCCTGGAGAAGGAAGAACAGAGCGTTGTGAAGCTGGCCTCTCTCCTTTGT aCTTTTGGCATGGAAGAGGAGGATGTGCCCAAGTTGGCTCATTTCTTATTTAAGTACAAACATCAGCAGATAGCGCAGACTGAG GATGTTTGTGTTGAGTCGAGCGAATCCAGTGACAAGGTTGAGGAAGTGGAGACCAACTCTGCGAGTCATCTGACCTCTGAACTCATTGATCCTAACCATGTTGTGCCTGCTCTAAAAAGTTTCCTCGAGCAGCTCATGAGGTCCAG GGAGAGCTCAGCCCGCCAACACCTCAGTTTTCAGCATGTAGAAACCCGGGATActtcagaggatgaagcctactgggAGTGTATGGGCAGTATAATCTCTGAGGACAGACTGAAACTCTGGGACGCAGCAGAGCAGACACTAAAGCAGTACCA TACGGTCCTGACAGAGATCTGTGAGCTCGTCCCTGAGACTCAGAGTCTGGAGCAGCAGAACACAGAGCTGAGGATGCTGCTGCAACAGTCTCTCAACTcaaga GTCAGCACAGAGCTGGAGATGCCGTAA
- the drc1 gene encoding dynein regulatory complex protein 1 isoform X3, whose amino-acid sequence MEEVDKDPEEASEPSVLSENQEAKNGVSTQEAEEDPSVEFKEEEAGESEKLITPQRIINLQRHLPTLVTNIQTAADAKESMRRTEMEEARRLRLERLENDVKSSHEEFEKITTGWSIAKQKVIPQELQEALNNQQQLCAALIENKKKLINDLQQELKGGDDRYVKDLRKQAEELDLMMERMEDQIKTLTKAYREELAQIERVYQQESEVLLTRDRTEWDQYMKELWDKELERLMQRKKKVEEYEAIIHSLMLETNEKFSIIQTEQKANIQVLEREHQQTKATSMIIKLKQIKQKDEVAVQKFSLAHMKTRIMSLQTEMKSLMTKYTSQEKQFTKRSQYLSEDYKRNIQQYERIQKKIKHFAVADVRKFEEMWLMIEAEVKQLVERALVIDSLICKQHLGLAWERPPMAFMELSGPIQPQKQAWRPAHQAVSQLYHTGQPLQCSERMMDASVGPRLETDTESTDMEMYKKGTAVQSKSGAEVEEGKLSMETLKKVMELLCDEAGFLMEDKLLNLLAPLEKEEQSVVKLASLLCTFGMEEEDVPKLAHFLFKYKHQQIAQTECFVCL is encoded by the exons ATGGAAGAAGTTGATAAGGATCCAGAAGAGGCGTCTGAACCCTCTGTATTGTCCGAAAATCAGGAGGCTAAGAACGG GGTCTCCACACAGGAGGCTGAAGAAGACCCCAGTGTGGAGttcaaggaggaggaggcgggggaAAGTGAAAAG CTGATCACTCCTCAGAGGATAATCAACCTGCAGAGACATTTGCCGACATTAGTGACCAACATCCAAACTGCAGCTGACGCCAAAGAATCGATGCGAAggacagagatggaggaagcTCGCAGACTTAG ATTGGAGCGGCTGGAGAATGATGTCAAATCCAGCCATGAAGAATTTGAGAAGATCACTACAGGGTGGTCAATAGCTAAGCAGAAGGTGAtccctcaggagctgcaggAGGCCCTGAATAACCAGCAGCAGTTATGTGCTGCTCTcatagaaaacaagaaaaaactcATAAATGACCTGCAACAG GAGCTGAAGGGTGGAGATGATCGCTATGTTAAGGACTTGAGGAAGCAGGCAGAGGAGCTGGACCTGATGATGGAGAGGATGGAGGACCAGATCAAAACCCTGACAAAGGCCTACAGGGAGGAGCTGGCCCAGATTGAG AGAGTTTATCAGCAGGAAAGTGAAGTCTTACTTACAAGAGACAGGACCGAATGGGACCAATACATGAAGGAACTTTGGGACAAAGAG CTGGAGAGGCTaatgcagaggaagaagaaagtggAGGAGTATGAAGCGATAATTCACAGTCTGATGTTGGAGACCAACGAAAAGTTTAGCATCATCCAGACAGAACAGAAAGCAAATATTCAG GTTCTGGAGAGAGAGCATCAACAGACAAAGGCCACCAGCATGATCATAAAGctaaaacaaataaagcaaaaggATGAGGTAGCAGTACAGAAATTCAGCCTGGCCCATATGAAAACCAGGATCATGAG tctgcaGACAGAGATGAAAAGCCTCATGACTAAGTATACCAGTCAGGAGAAACAGTTTACAAAGAGGAGCCAGTATTTGTCCGAGGACTACAAACGCAACATACAGCAATATGAACGAATACAGAAGAAAATCAA GCACTTTGCAGTCGCTGATGTCAGAAAATTTGAGGAGATGTGGCTAATGATTGAAGCAGAGGTGAAGCAACTAGTGGAGAGGGCTTTGGTCATTGACTCGCTGATCTGCAAGCAGCACCTTGGTTTAGCCTGGGAGCGACCTCCTATGGCCTTCATGGAGCTCTCTGGTCCCATCCAGCCTCAGAAACAGGCCTGGAGGCCCGCCCACCAGGCCGTCTCCCAGTTGTATCACACCGGGCAGCCTTTACAGTGTAGTGAGAGGATGATGGACGCCTCAGTTGGGCCTAGGCTGGAGACTGACACTGAGAGCACAGACATGGAAATGTACAAGAAAGggacagcagtgcagagtaagAGCGgtgcagaggtggaggaggggaagTTGTCGATGGAGACACTGAAGAAAGTGATGGAGCTGCTGTGTGATGAGGCG GGCTTCCTGATGGAGGATAAACTCCTGAACCTGCTGGCTCCCCTGGAGAAGGAAGAACAGAGCGTTGTGAAGCTGGCCTCTCTCCTTTGT aCTTTTGGCATGGAAGAGGAGGATGTGCCCAAGTTGGCTCATTTCTTATTTAAGTACAAACATCAGCAGATAGCGCAGACTGAG TGTTTTGTGTGCCTGTAG